The Candidatus Nanohalococcus occultus genome contains a region encoding:
- a CDS encoding helix-turn-helix transcriptional regulator yields MRKLFVAVVLTLLVSSATATTIGTEAVSVDLESSEVNIELHVEELTSSRLTYFTYKEIEDLSVTVDGKELDCQVYSSESNNQISCETSAKNNFTAHISYSSPDLVRYNGNTREFSLEENFIRPTRNYTLTVLLPRGDILAPSDGNASVQPSNAEISTDGQRISVKWSENPELGTSSDHKITYQGTQGGNRILELLGALVVISLILLAGYFGIRKLREEDLDSVYEKLEDDEREVIELLRDNEGSMLQKDLVSQMDYSKAKISGTVSSLVEKEVVRKEKEGRSNRVSIRKNYRF; encoded by the coding sequence ATGAGAAAGCTGTTCGTAGCAGTAGTTTTAACCCTGCTTGTTAGCTCGGCTACAGCTACGACTATCGGGACGGAAGCAGTTTCAGTCGATCTGGAGAGTTCTGAGGTAAACATCGAGCTACATGTAGAGGAACTGACCTCTTCACGGCTGACTTATTTTACATACAAAGAGATCGAGGATCTTTCGGTGACTGTGGACGGCAAGGAGCTTGACTGCCAGGTATATTCCTCGGAGTCAAACAACCAGATAAGCTGTGAGACCTCGGCTAAAAACAACTTTACCGCCCATATTTCGTACAGCTCCCCGGATCTCGTACGTTACAACGGAAATACCAGAGAGTTCAGTTTGGAAGAGAACTTCATCAGACCGACCAGAAACTATACTTTAACAGTGCTTTTACCTCGTGGAGACATCCTGGCTCCATCAGACGGAAACGCTTCCGTACAGCCCTCGAACGCAGAGATAAGTACGGACGGCCAGAGAATTAGCGTGAAATGGAGTGAAAACCCTGAGCTAGGGACAAGTAGCGATCATAAGATCACCTACCAAGGCACACAGGGCGGTAACCGCATTCTAGAACTTCTTGGTGCGCTAGTAGTTATATCTCTAATTTTACTTGCCGGATACTTCGGTATTAGGAAGCTGAGGGAGGAAGATCTTGATTCAGTATACGAGAAACTTGAGGACGATGAAAGAGAGGTAATCGAACTCTTGAGAGATAATGAAGGCTCTATGCTTCAGAAGGATCTGGTTAGTCAGATGGATTACTCAAAGGCCAAGATATCCGGTACTGTCTCCAGTCTAGTGGAAAAAGAGGTTGTCCGGAAGGAAAAGGAAGGGCGAAGCAACCGGGTTTCAATCAGGAAGAACTACCGTTTCTAA
- a CDS encoding glycosyltransferase, producing MGLLTLTLAFALIGSSVFFAAFYISVFLNDESKYSETVSLDSYPKLTIVMPAFNEEGVVRTSLSAVQNLDYPNYEVKFVDDGSTDGTLEIAKEMIDESITEIIESSENEGKAAALNKGLDSTDSEYMVVVDADSKVDGPLLKEAVETIEVDSNIGAVISAIMPLNSNTLVRRLQVVEYRLRDFYRNLMADVQILDVTPGAFSMYRTRDLNDIGGFDVGNLTEDLEMAWSLRKHGRDIEMVRKKRSYTELPGTLKGLHNQRVRWARGHIQNLFKHKDMFFNSRYGWFGLFHMPATTMFAGFSILGFVMVLWGLGEQAYNLFITFSSVGFKMPSLEFSLVRWLLALDMKVYVPLASSLGLTAYIMTKAYQGFGEDVKHPVALAVYFFGYFMIKPVFWISAILKELLRTKRTWT from the coding sequence ATGGGACTTCTTACTTTGACGCTGGCGTTCGCACTGATAGGTTCTTCAGTGTTTTTCGCCGCCTTCTACATCAGCGTTTTCCTGAATGATGAATCCAAGTACTCGGAAACAGTTTCTCTAGACAGTTATCCCAAGCTGACTATCGTCATGCCGGCTTTCAACGAGGAAGGAGTTGTCAGGACAAGTCTTTCCGCTGTACAGAACCTTGATTATCCTAACTACGAGGTTAAGTTCGTTGACGATGGTTCAACAGATGGCACACTTGAGATAGCCAAAGAAATGATCGATGAATCAATAACAGAGATTATCGAAAGCTCTGAGAACGAAGGTAAAGCAGCTGCGCTCAACAAAGGTCTTGATTCGACTGATTCGGAATACATGGTGGTGGTGGATGCTGATTCAAAGGTAGATGGCCCATTACTGAAGGAAGCAGTAGAGACAATCGAGGTTGATTCTAACATTGGCGCAGTGATATCTGCGATAATGCCTCTTAACAGCAATACCTTGGTTCGACGGCTCCAGGTCGTAGAGTACCGTTTAAGGGATTTCTACAGGAATCTGATGGCTGATGTGCAGATCCTTGATGTGACTCCTGGTGCTTTCTCAATGTATAGAACCCGTGATCTAAACGATATAGGAGGTTTCGACGTCGGAAACCTGACAGAAGACCTTGAAATGGCATGGAGTCTACGTAAACACGGCAGAGATATTGAAATGGTTAGAAAAAAACGTTCTTACACAGAGCTTCCTGGAACTTTGAAAGGGCTACATAATCAGAGGGTTAGATGGGCCAGAGGCCACATACAGAATCTCTTCAAGCACAAGGATATGTTTTTCAACAGTCGGTATGGCTGGTTCGGACTTTTCCATATGCCAGCTACCACGATGTTCGCAGGATTTTCCATCCTCGGATTCGTCATGGTTTTATGGGGTCTCGGCGAACAGGCCTACAACTTATTTATCACGTTCTCGTCTGTAGGTTTCAAAATGCCGAGCCTTGAGTTCAGTTTGGTTAGATGGCTTCTGGCGCTGGACATGAAAGTTTACGTGCCTCTAGCCTCCAGTCTAGGTCTGACAGCGTATATAATGACTAAGGCATACCAAGGATTCGGTGAAGATGTCAAACACCCGGTTGCATTGGCTGTTTACTTTTTCGGTTACTTCATGATTAAACCGGTCTTTTGGATTTCGGCTATTTTAAAAGAGCTGCTACGGACTAAAAGAACATGGACCTAG
- a CDS encoding PspC domain-containing protein translates to MKRLYRSEHDKILGGVCGGIAEYYDLDPSLVRIVTVLIVLGTGVGILPYLIAWLIIPKESEVR, encoded by the coding sequence ATGAAACGGCTTTATCGATCGGAACACGATAAGATTCTCGGCGGAGTATGCGGAGGTATCGCAGAGTACTACGATCTCGATCCATCGCTTGTCAGAATCGTAACGGTTCTGATAGTTCTGGGAACCGGTGTGGGAATACTGCCTTACCTTATCGCCTGGCTGATAATTCCGAAGGAAAGCGAGGTCAGATAA
- the pheT gene encoding phenylalanine--tRNA ligase subunit beta: MSHIEIDKREFEQLIGRSVSENELKEKASNLGAHWNHLEGPKWDVEVYPNRPDLLSVEGLARAYRGFFEVYTGKEEYEAKEHEISLEVDSSVEDVRPYIGGAVIRDLELTEKKINGLIQLQEKLHETMGRRRDKIAIGLHDLSELQAPFTYKTVEPESVDFTPLEHDKPLHLEDILEVHEKGKEYSWILEDAEKYPIIVDANEKVLSFPPIINNQLTEVQPSTTDVFVDVTGKDRKAVRKVLNILVTALSERGGDIESVEVDGEIMPDLGSESRELDVEYFKKISGLDLTGEEIVHRLEMMKYGAELSEGVIEVEVPCYRNDVMHQYDLIEDVVIAHGYREIEPEMPEIDQIGGQEAIEKLTDTVREIIQGTGALEAHSFALSSDEKLFENMNIEKEKVARMNNALTKDYSVVRNWMLPSMMQVLESNRHRSYPQKIFEASDTAVLDDSDTGVSNRRKLAYVHAGEVADYTDVKAVLQVLERELGLELEVKSAEKGCFRQGRAGDILVKGERIGIIGELHDQVVENWGLENEVAGFELDLERMMENI; encoded by the coding sequence ATGAGTCACATAGAGATAGATAAAAGAGAGTTTGAACAGTTAATCGGACGATCAGTGTCCGAGAACGAATTAAAGGAAAAAGCATCGAACCTGGGCGCACACTGGAACCATTTAGAAGGCCCTAAATGGGACGTGGAAGTATATCCAAACCGGCCCGATCTCTTGAGCGTGGAAGGTCTCGCAAGAGCTTACAGAGGCTTTTTCGAAGTATACACAGGGAAAGAGGAGTACGAAGCGAAAGAACACGAGATCAGTCTAGAAGTCGATAGCTCGGTTGAAGATGTCCGACCGTACATTGGTGGAGCGGTCATCAGAGATCTCGAGTTAACAGAGAAAAAGATCAACGGACTGATCCAGCTACAGGAAAAACTACACGAAACAATGGGCAGAAGACGTGATAAGATCGCGATCGGTCTCCACGATCTATCGGAGCTTCAAGCGCCTTTCACTTACAAAACAGTAGAGCCTGAATCCGTCGATTTCACTCCACTGGAACACGATAAGCCGCTACATCTGGAAGATATCCTTGAAGTACACGAGAAAGGCAAAGAGTACTCTTGGATCCTTGAAGACGCTGAAAAGTATCCGATAATCGTGGATGCGAATGAGAAAGTTCTTTCCTTCCCGCCTATAATCAACAACCAGCTTACAGAGGTTCAGCCAAGTACAACCGACGTCTTCGTTGATGTAACCGGGAAAGACAGGAAAGCTGTCAGGAAAGTGCTTAATATCCTAGTTACTGCTTTAAGTGAGAGAGGCGGAGACATTGAATCTGTTGAAGTCGACGGCGAGATTATGCCAGACCTGGGTTCTGAGTCCCGGGAGCTGGATGTCGAGTACTTCAAGAAGATCTCGGGTCTGGATCTTACGGGCGAGGAGATCGTACACCGACTTGAGATGATGAAGTACGGTGCCGAACTGAGTGAAGGTGTGATCGAAGTAGAGGTTCCATGTTACAGGAACGATGTGATGCATCAGTATGACCTGATAGAAGACGTTGTAATCGCGCACGGTTACAGGGAGATCGAACCGGAGATGCCGGAAATCGATCAGATAGGAGGCCAAGAAGCCATCGAAAAACTGACTGACACTGTAAGAGAGATCATTCAGGGTACTGGCGCTCTTGAAGCCCACAGTTTCGCGCTTTCAAGCGATGAGAAACTCTTCGAGAACATGAACATCGAGAAGGAAAAAGTCGCTCGGATGAACAACGCATTGACGAAAGATTATTCTGTTGTCCGCAACTGGATGCTGCCATCGATGATGCAGGTTCTTGAGAGCAACAGGCATCGTAGCTATCCTCAGAAAATATTCGAAGCATCGGATACAGCGGTCCTCGATGACTCAGATACAGGTGTATCGAACAGACGTAAACTAGCGTACGTCCACGCTGGAGAGGTGGCGGATTATACAGACGTTAAAGCAGTCTTACAGGTCCTGGAAAGAGAGCTAGGTCTAGAGCTTGAGGTAAAGTCAGCTGAGAAGGGCTGTTTCAGACAGGGTAGGGCAGGAGACATACTGGTCAAAGGTGAGAGGATAGGTATCATCGGCGAGTTACATGATCAGGTCGTGGAAAACTGGGGTCTGGAAAATGAAGTCGCAGGCTTCGAACTGGATCTGGAAAGAATGATGGAAAATATTTGA
- a CDS encoding phenylalanine--tRNA ligase subunit alpha: MKLSAQAKQVIEELKSGPITVSELEELGFDQSMVNRAILELEEKELIELEEEEEIVQKITESGKNVAENGSPEYRLVEKLRENQPVAIADIENPDLAIGKGKQKNWIDIREGEVYLTEDGENAEDGASRKLNSENFDEELEDRGLIETNILVEKKLIPTEKLEELDLDDIEQEFDVEADVKTPRTGKRHFYKHIMDQARQTWLEMGFKEMTGEFVVPSFLCFDALYTPQDHPAREMQDTFFMETPESSDLSGYGASVENVKNTHENGWTTGSTGWGYDWSMEEAEKNVLRTHTTAVSARKLNELEKEDLPAKYFDLSRVFRNETVDRHHLAEFYQTDGIVVGEDLNFRNLKAYISEFFERMGFEEFRLIPSYYPYTEMGVEVQVFDEAEEEWIGLGGAGMFRPEVVKPMLGFEATVLAWGLGIGRIAMRSAELEDIRELYRNDIKLLEQTPKWRPENK; the protein is encoded by the coding sequence GTGAAACTATCCGCTCAAGCAAAACAGGTAATTGAAGAGCTGAAGTCGGGTCCAATAACAGTATCAGAGCTGGAGGAGCTGGGCTTCGATCAGTCAATGGTTAACAGAGCCATCCTCGAACTTGAAGAAAAAGAATTGATCGAACTCGAGGAAGAAGAGGAGATAGTACAGAAAATAACCGAGTCAGGGAAAAACGTAGCGGAAAACGGCTCACCTGAGTACAGACTGGTTGAAAAACTCAGGGAAAACCAGCCGGTAGCTATAGCCGATATCGAGAACCCGGACCTCGCAATAGGCAAAGGAAAACAGAAAAACTGGATCGACATACGGGAAGGCGAAGTATACCTGACTGAAGACGGAGAAAACGCAGAGGACGGTGCGAGCAGAAAGCTTAACTCCGAGAACTTCGATGAAGAACTGGAGGACAGAGGATTGATCGAAACCAATATTCTGGTTGAGAAAAAGCTGATTCCAACCGAAAAACTCGAGGAACTCGATCTTGATGATATAGAACAGGAATTCGACGTCGAGGCAGATGTAAAAACTCCGCGGACAGGTAAAAGACATTTTTACAAACACATAATGGACCAGGCACGTCAGACCTGGCTCGAGATGGGTTTCAAGGAGATGACAGGAGAGTTCGTAGTACCTAGCTTCCTGTGTTTCGATGCTCTCTACACTCCGCAGGATCACCCGGCCCGTGAGATGCAGGATACTTTCTTCATGGAAACACCGGAGAGTTCGGATCTATCCGGTTACGGAGCCAGCGTCGAGAACGTGAAAAATACGCACGAAAACGGCTGGACAACAGGAAGCACCGGCTGGGGATACGACTGGTCGATGGAAGAAGCAGAAAAAAACGTACTAAGAACGCATACAACCGCGGTTTCGGCGAGAAAACTGAACGAGCTGGAAAAAGAGGACCTACCGGCAAAGTACTTCGATCTTTCAAGAGTCTTCAGGAACGAAACAGTTGACAGGCACCATTTAGCCGAGTTCTACCAGACCGATGGTATCGTGGTAGGCGAGGATCTGAACTTCCGGAATCTGAAAGCCTACATCTCCGAGTTCTTTGAACGTATGGGCTTCGAGGAGTTCCGGTTGATTCCTTCCTACTATCCGTACACTGAAATGGGGGTAGAGGTACAGGTATTCGACGAGGCCGAGGAAGAATGGATAGGTCTTGGGGGCGCAGGAATGTTCCGACCGGAGGTAGTCAAGCCAATGTTAGGCTTCGAGGCAACGGTTCTGGCCTGGGGGCTTGGAATCGGAAGAATCGCGATGCGTTCAGCGGAGCTGGAAGATATCAGAGAGCTTTACAGGAACGACATCAAGCTACTGGAGCAAACACCGAAATGGAGGCCGGAAAATAAATGA
- the ndk gene encoding nucleoside-diphosphate kinase — protein sequence MSEHVERTFVALKPDAVKRGLVGKITARFEEAGFKICGMKMVQATDQLLEKHYKEHVDKPFYDGLAEYMKQGPIVAIVLEGVHAAKNLRKIVGETDATEAHPATVRGQFGHMSMEHADSAGRHYKNLVHASEPEEAEREIEIWFDEDELYDYQTAQENEVR from the coding sequence ATGTCAGAACACGTTGAACGGACATTTGTCGCTCTGAAACCAGACGCAGTGAAAAGAGGGCTTGTAGGAAAGATCACAGCCCGTTTCGAGGAAGCAGGATTCAAGATCTGCGGAATGAAGATGGTTCAGGCAACAGACCAGCTACTTGAAAAACACTACAAAGAACACGTTGACAAGCCTTTCTACGATGGACTTGCCGAGTACATGAAGCAGGGACCGATTGTCGCAATCGTACTTGAAGGAGTTCACGCAGCAAAGAACCTTCGTAAGATCGTAGGAGAGACAGACGCAACAGAAGCACATCCTGCCACAGTCCGAGGACAGTTCGGACACATGAGCATGGAGCATGCGGATTCAGCCGGACGCCACTACAAGAACCTTGTACACGCATCCGAGCCGGAAGAAGCAGAACGCGAGATCGAGATCTGGTTCGACGAAGACGAGCTATACGATTACCAGACAGCTCAGGAAAACGAAGTACGTTAA
- a CDS encoding nucleoside triphosphate pyrophosphohydrolase family protein has protein sequence MDFNDYQSKTEETAVYPEDEAIHYLALGLNGEAGEVAERVKKSIRDGNDLDLEKELGDVLWYLARLADELGFDLDDVAETNLDKLFDRKERGKIHGDGDNR, from the coding sequence ATGGATTTCAACGATTACCAGAGTAAGACGGAAGAAACCGCAGTATACCCTGAAGACGAAGCCATCCATTATCTTGCGCTTGGATTAAACGGTGAGGCCGGGGAGGTAGCGGAAAGAGTCAAAAAATCGATAAGAGACGGCAACGACCTTGATCTGGAAAAGGAGCTTGGAGACGTTCTATGGTACCTGGCAAGACTGGCCGACGAGCTAGGTTTCGACCTAGACGATGTGGCAGAGACCAACCTCGATAAGTTATTCGATCGGAAGGAAAGAGGTAAAATACACGGAGACGGAGATAATAGATAA
- the truD gene encoding tRNA pseudouridine(13) synthase TruD, translating into MMEQMDWEYYTGKPGIGGELKEQVDDFVVQELSNHELDEDGDHLIVQLRKQNMTTMDAVNTLSNMLHISKDRIGYAGNKDKRAITEQYISIQGVSEEDVRQIFTDEFELEVVGKNGYIGLGNLEANRFEITIRDLNLPQDDIKRRTESIVEDLDGKFPNYFGRQRFGSSRPITHQVGRLILKGEFEEAVWTYIAKPYDQEYSSIRKVREELWDTRQVEDAAEKFPKQYRYEKALLYHLTKNPEDYKGAIKRLPEGLQQLFIHAYQSWVFNRALSKLLEDDWYDEKYEIPLVGYKTDLKDNKPENIIKEVLEQEGVSQEDFRLQEMPELRSEGSYRRAFGDFRKFSVLETDEDDLNMSKNKERVKFDLPKGSYATVMLREIMKNN; encoded by the coding sequence ATGATGGAACAAATGGACTGGGAGTATTACACTGGAAAACCGGGTATTGGCGGAGAGCTTAAAGAACAGGTCGATGACTTCGTCGTCCAAGAGCTTTCGAACCACGAGCTGGACGAAGACGGCGATCACCTGATAGTCCAGCTCCGCAAACAGAACATGACTACGATGGATGCGGTCAATACCCTTTCTAACATGCTACATATCTCGAAGGACAGGATCGGTTACGCAGGCAACAAGGACAAGAGAGCTATAACCGAACAGTACATCTCAATTCAGGGTGTATCGGAGGAAGACGTTCGGCAGATCTTCACCGACGAGTTCGAACTCGAGGTTGTCGGTAAAAACGGATACATAGGACTAGGGAACCTGGAGGCAAACAGGTTCGAAATAACTATAAGAGATCTTAACCTTCCGCAAGATGATATCAAGCGGAGAACGGAGAGCATTGTAGAGGATCTCGACGGTAAGTTCCCGAATTACTTTGGACGGCAGCGTTTCGGAAGCTCCCGTCCTATAACACATCAGGTCGGCCGGCTAATTCTGAAAGGAGAGTTTGAAGAAGCTGTCTGGACTTATATCGCAAAACCTTACGACCAAGAATACTCTTCAATCCGGAAGGTCAGAGAGGAGCTTTGGGACACAAGGCAGGTAGAAGACGCCGCCGAAAAGTTCCCAAAACAGTACCGGTACGAGAAAGCACTTCTTTACCACCTGACGAAGAACCCGGAGGATTACAAGGGTGCGATCAAGAGACTGCCTGAAGGACTTCAGCAGCTTTTCATTCATGCCTACCAGTCATGGGTTTTCAACCGCGCGCTTTCCAAACTTCTGGAAGACGACTGGTACGATGAAAAGTACGAAATCCCGCTGGTAGGGTACAAAACCGATCTGAAGGACAACAAGCCGGAAAACATAATCAAAGAAGTTCTCGAACAGGAAGGAGTATCTCAGGAGGACTTCCGGCTTCAAGAGATGCCGGAGCTTAGAAGCGAAGGTAGTTACCGAAGAGCTTTCGGAGACTTCAGGAAGTTCAGTGTCTTGGAAACCGATGAAGACGATCTGAACATGTCGAAGAACAAGGAACGCGTCAAGTTCGATCTTCCGAAAGGATCATACGCCACGGTAATGCTCCGTGAGATAATGAAGAACAACTGA
- the pth2 gene encoding peptidyl-tRNA hydrolase Pth2, which produces MTAYKQAIVLREDIEMSTGKMIAQACHASLKAYKRTDSSISEAWESAGAKKIALKSDDLESLERKAKQNNISAAAVRDAGMTEVPPNTLTAVGIGPAEEAKIDTVTGELELIN; this is translated from the coding sequence ATGACTGCTTACAAACAAGCCATCGTACTGAGAGAGGATATTGAAATGTCGACTGGGAAAATGATAGCACAGGCATGTCATGCGTCATTAAAGGCTTATAAGAGAACTGACAGCTCGATCAGCGAAGCATGGGAGTCAGCAGGCGCGAAAAAGATTGCTTTGAAGTCTGATGATCTTGAAAGCCTTGAAAGGAAGGCCAAACAGAACAATATTTCGGCCGCGGCCGTGAGAGACGCTGGAATGACCGAAGTGCCTCCGAACACTTTGACGGCCGTAGGAATTGGGCCTGCCGAGGAGGCAAAAATAGATACTGTTACAGGAGAACTGGAGTTGATTAACTGA
- a CDS encoding ATP-binding protein has product MDLRRTLPDELLDRMQLGTIEGEVDTSAFKFRAVEDVGKFDFVSVKSNERWILAQVEEVTKKPDGETLAEANIIGYRDKGLTKAPRQVIEPDSIVYEADQELIAETLGLEDAGLGIGNLETNPDIDIFVDESDFYKHFAVLAQTGAGKSYLTGVLTEELLEQEFPILILDPHGEYSSLEIPNPERSEGAKGYDVREFSPNTDVNSEAMPLRFSSVNMEKKELLEVIPDSLTNSQMGVLYNALKRLREKGDDYTLNDIMDAVSQEDSTAKWNLLNSMEQIEESGLFSETPTNLKDLLEPGRATIINLKAVEPEATEMTAYLLAKRLFDLRKRDRVPPFVMLMEEAHNFAPEQGFGKALSSEILRKIASEGRKFGLGIGVVSQRPARIDKNVLSQCNTQFILRVSNPNDIKAISKSFEGVTSEVESMITSLPPGVCFVLGNEYPVMTQVRQRYSKHGGTTQTAEDYEQKITVDCYLPQEDIDTVRQKRDGDYTIAYYPLYHLETDDVEILVDGVEGDVKAERKKPSGLEKQVLEKLRNGLEKSEIVNEIDMTLTKMSSIQESLVEKGLVHEDRFEPKESVLDVDLVERDATEPELIDYKIDEKTARNHLEGAKVRKLRYPYYSSGDSVYDPILNKQL; this is encoded by the coding sequence GTGGACTTAAGAAGAACGCTTCCTGATGAATTACTAGATAGAATGCAGTTAGGCACCATAGAAGGAGAAGTAGATACCTCGGCATTCAAGTTTAGAGCGGTTGAAGACGTTGGAAAGTTCGACTTCGTATCCGTCAAATCCAACGAACGCTGGATACTTGCACAGGTAGAAGAAGTAACCAAAAAACCTGATGGGGAAACCCTCGCAGAAGCCAACATCATCGGCTACAGAGACAAAGGACTGACCAAAGCACCGCGCCAGGTCATCGAACCAGACTCTATAGTATACGAGGCCGACCAGGAACTGATCGCAGAAACACTTGGTTTAGAGGACGCAGGACTGGGAATCGGAAACCTAGAGACCAACCCTGACATCGATATCTTCGTGGATGAAAGCGATTTCTACAAGCACTTTGCGGTCCTAGCACAGACAGGAGCAGGTAAATCATACTTAACAGGTGTACTAACCGAGGAACTGCTTGAACAGGAGTTTCCGATACTTATACTTGATCCTCACGGCGAGTACTCTTCGCTTGAAATCCCGAACCCTGAACGAAGCGAAGGAGCAAAAGGATACGACGTCAGAGAGTTTTCCCCAAACACGGATGTAAACAGCGAGGCAATGCCTCTACGTTTCTCATCGGTTAACATGGAGAAAAAAGAGCTGCTCGAAGTCATACCGGATTCTCTAACCAACTCACAGATGGGCGTACTCTACAACGCCTTGAAACGGCTGAGAGAGAAAGGAGATGACTACACATTAAACGATATCATGGATGCGGTCTCACAGGAGGATTCGACCGCTAAATGGAATCTCTTGAACTCCATGGAACAGATTGAGGAAAGCGGGCTTTTCTCCGAGACTCCTACGAACCTCAAAGACTTGCTTGAACCGGGAAGAGCCACTATAATCAACTTGAAAGCTGTTGAGCCTGAGGCAACTGAGATGACGGCTTACTTGCTTGCGAAAAGACTTTTCGATCTCCGTAAGCGGGATAGGGTTCCGCCGTTTGTCATGCTGATGGAGGAGGCTCATAACTTCGCTCCTGAACAGGGATTCGGTAAGGCGCTTTCAAGCGAGATTTTACGTAAGATTGCCTCGGAGGGACGTAAGTTCGGGCTTGGAATCGGAGTTGTGTCTCAGCGACCGGCCCGGATCGATAAAAACGTCTTATCACAGTGTAACACGCAGTTCATACTACGTGTATCGAACCCTAACGACATTAAAGCAATCTCGAAGTCTTTCGAAGGAGTGACTTCGGAGGTCGAGTCAATGATTACATCTCTGCCGCCCGGAGTCTGTTTCGTTCTAGGAAACGAGTATCCGGTCATGACACAGGTACGTCAGAGGTACTCGAAGCACGGCGGTACAACTCAGACAGCTGAAGACTACGAGCAGAAAATCACTGTGGACTGTTACCTGCCTCAGGAAGATATCGATACGGTCAGACAGAAACGTGACGGAGATTACACGATTGCCTACTATCCTCTCTACCATCTTGAAACGGATGATGTTGAAATCCTGGTTGACGGGGTTGAAGGCGATGTTAAAGCTGAGAGAAAGAAGCCTTCGGGTCTGGAAAAACAGGTGTTGGAAAAGCTACGGAACGGCTTGGAAAAATCCGAGATCGTAAACGAGATCGATATGACCTTAACCAAGATGTCTTCCATCCAGGAAAGTCTGGTTGAGAAGGGCTTGGTTCATGAAGACCGATTTGAGCCGAAGGAATCGGTTCTAGACGTCGATCTGGTCGAACGTGATGCGACAGAACCGGAGCTTATAGACTACAAGATCGATGAGAAAACAGCGAGAAACCATCTTGAAGGCGCTAAGGTTAGAAAGCTTCGTTATCCTTACTATTCGAGCGGTGATTCAGTTTATGACCCTATACTGAACAAACAGCTCTGA